A section of the Labrus mixtus chromosome 15, fLabMix1.1, whole genome shotgun sequence genome encodes:
- the fance gene encoding Fanconi anemia group E protein: MDAGVLLGRFDGQSKLLVRALLSGATGAERALDVFHRQQRASNMSISAFIDALCQEEINCRAEEVLPLSVQPMVCLFPKLFIRNLLSFILLLQPVLPPTKVLPLLKCISQDPDVSPWVAALVRQLKRNMGVHKGMPLYTPSCSQRLKELSQRFVSCGETGGWVKCFSCQTEESESQRESGLSEPGTQRKRKGSFATLDSDGEETGQKSKRMKMDVCVSECLQTEEQGLKVELSGRLESDAPGEAAEEPLPAPERPYDALPEHIKVSVLQIKELLESHTEWDQSSMNMFKVLNECDPGQVELLCSMLSFPDIPEQTLPKLCSSILAPSLDISYSTAATLIRSLLLEKVLSLSEPASRCLATAATQLCSHCPRPMCQALIGPALQDKNIGNPQAELLNRLIEGCLDSHYRLLVLQMTLKISWNEAVLSIIHSLLDSKPDMSEELFAEFTEQLISQGPQFTKSVKFAKMMLTVLTKYSIHVTAAHKQSLNGCLMLNETFLKKPLQAALKRITDS, translated from the exons ATGGACGCTGGTGTTCTTCTCGGTCGGTTTGACGGGCAGTCGAAGCTTCTTGTCCGGGCTCTTCTCTCTGGAGCCACCGGAGCCGAGAGAGCACTGGACGTCTTCCACAGGCAGCAGCGGGCCAGTAATATGTCAATATCAGCCTTCATAGATGCACTGTGTCAGGAAGAAATAAACTGTCGAGCTGAAGAGGTTCTGCCACTATCAGT ACAACCCATGGTGTGCCTGTTTCCAAAACTTTTCATAAGAAACCTGCTCTCATTCATCCTTCTGCTTCAGCCGGTTCTTCCTCCGACAAAGGTTCTTCCTCTGCTGAAATGCATCAGCCAGGACCCTGATGTGAGCCCCTGGGTCGCTGCTCTGGttagacagctgaagagaaacatggGGGTTCATAAAGGGATGCCTCTTTACACTCCAAGCTGTAGCCAAAGACTGAAGGAGCTTTCGCAGCGTTTCGTTAGTTGTGGTGAGACTGGAGGATGGGTGAAATGCTTTAGCTGTCAAACAGAGGAATCCGAATCACAGAGGGAATCTGGTTTATCAGAGCCAGGCACTCAAAGAAAGCGGAAGGGCAGCTTTGCTACTCTGGACTCAGATGGTGAGGAAACAGGACAGAAGAGTAAACGCATGAAGATGGATGTCTGTGTTAGTGAGTGTCTCCAAACTGAAGAACAAGGCCTTAAAGTAGAATTATCAGGACGTTTAGAAAGTGATGCTCCAGGAGAGGCCGCTGAGGAGCCGCTGCCAGCACCTGAACGTCCATATGATGCACTGCCTGAACATATAAAG gTCTCTGttcttcaaataaaagaatTACTGGAAAGTCACACAGAG TGGGACCAGAGCTCCATGAACATGTTCAAAGTGCTGAACGAGTGTGACCCCGGACAG GTGGAGTTGTTATGTAGCATGCTGAGCTTTCCTGACATACCGGAGCAGACTCTGCCCAAACTGTGCAGCAGTATTTTGGCTCCATCTCTAGACATCAGCTACAGCACGGCAGCGACACTCATCAGGAGCCTCCTGTTGGAGAAG GTTCTGTCCCTGTCAGAACCGGCCTCCAGATGTCTTGCCACTGCAGCAACACAACTGTGCAGCCACTGTCCCAGACCAATGTGTCAAGCTCTAATCGGACCGGCTCTACAGGACAAGAACATAG GGAATCCACAGGCGGAGCTCCTGAACAGACTGATAGAAGGATGCCTGGATTCACATTACAGACTGCTTGTCCTGCA aATGACACTCAAAATATCATGGAATGAGGCAGTGCTCTCCATTATCCACAGCTTGTTAGACTCCAAG cCTGACATGAGTGAAGAACTATTTGCAGAGTTCACAGAACAGCTCATCAGCCAGGGTCCTCAATTCACGAAGTCTGTGAAGTTTGCAAAAATGATGCTGACAGTCCTCACCAAATATAGCATTCAT GTaactgctgcacacaaacaatcCCTGAACGGATGCCTGATGTTAAATGAGACCTTCCTGAAAAAGCCTCTCCAAGCTGCACTGAAAAGAATCACTGACTCATGA
- the mkrn4 gene encoding makorin, ring finger protein, 4, with amino-acid sequence MEGVWRHAQNTRRMESASNGGICRRFINGCCRFGSRCNYRHEWPVIPTAQICRYFQKGGCWYGENCRYIHVHQPEGAGRRSSVPAFSSSSVVYAPPARRGSEPALLHAEVMSRLECNRSESVVNVSNPLHNTGRLATGIAEEQTQDTDSHLAASGESSQSLNIAQASAHSRCNEQEASSNETTEGESDSSSSGGAAAAVLAPSTERSVGELEAYHQSKNVTCGICMETVYEKQDPRSHMFGILPNCCHSYCLQCIMTWRKTKDLGPDTVKTCPQCRVRSAFYVPNKYWVEGQAKERLIASFKDRFSKRSCTYYSRYGCCPFKTECLYRHDKHSRRRSFQCPIEDEDEYDGVDLLNLFIAMTLLGGEDDDDDDDDDDYDFPFYLAAEYGF; translated from the exons ATGGAGGGGGTTTGGCGGCATGCTCAAAACACACGGAGGATGGAATCGGCCAGTAATGGCGGTATCTGTAG ACGTTTTATTAATGGCTGTTGCAGATTTGGTTCAAGGTGTAATTATCGACATGAATGGCCAGTCATACCAACAGCCCAAATATGTAGGTACTTTCAGAAAGGTGGTTGCTGGTATGGTGAAAACTGCAG GTACATCCATGTCCATCAACCTGAAGGCGCAGGTAGAAGAAGTTCAGTGCctgccttctcctcctccagtgttGTTTATGCTCCCCCTGCCAGAAGAGGGTCAGAGCCTGCTCTTTTGCACGCCGAGGTGATGTCCAGGCTGGAATGCAACAGATCAGAGTCGGTGGTTAATGTCTCAAATCCTCTACACAATACTGGGCGTCTCGCAACAGGTATCGCTGAGGAACAGACACAAG atACTGACTCTCATCTTGCTGCTTCTGGGGAATCGTCTCAGAGCTTAAACATTGCTCAAGCGAGTGCCCACAGCAGATGTAATGAGCAG GAGGCTTCTTCAAATGAGACAACAGAGGGTGAGAGtgatagtagtagtagtggtggtgctgctgctgctgtgttggcCCCTAGTACCGAAAGGTCAGTGGGGGAATTGGAGGCCTACCATCAAAGTAAAAATGTGACCTGTGGCATCTGCATGGAAACGGTGTATGAAAAGCAAGATCCAAGAAGCCATATGTTTGGAATCTTGCCCAACTGCTGTCACTCCTACTGTTTACAATGCATCATGAcctggaggaaaacaaaagaccTTGGGCCAGACACAGTGAA GACCTGCCCACAGTGCCGAGTGAGGTCCGCCTTTTACGTGCCGAACAAATACTGGGTTGAGGGACAAGCAAAGGAACGCTTAATTGCGTCCTTCAAAGACAGATTCAG TAAGAGAAGCTGCACTTACTATTCACGATACGGATGCTGCCCCTTCAAAACGGAATGCCTTTATCGGCATGACAAACATTCACGTCGCaggtcatttcag TGTCCTatagaagatgaagatgaatacGATGGTGTAGATCTGCTTAATCTTTTCATAGCCATGACCCTGCTCGGTGGTGaagacgacgatgatgatgacgacgacgatgatTACGATTTCCCTTTTTACCTAGCTGCGGAGTATGGTTtctga
- the ppardb gene encoding peroxisome proliferator-activated receptor delta b — MEEFQQTETVQHKRVNGYSEPKSPRNTADVRWTPPQGESGGSDSCGGTSVSELTDLQELKGRESEDEEDREETEVVPASKGLKGDQKKKEKESLDQVENNHSKKNSSAASSYTDLSHTSSPSLSEQLRLGREDTTGAGISVECKVCGDKASGFHYGVHACEGCKGFFRRTVRMKLEYDRCERSCKIQKKNRNKCQYCRFQKCLSLGMSHDAIRYGRMPEAERKKLVAGLLAEELNVGKPGGSDLKTLAKQVNTAYLKNLSMTKKRARSILTGKTSSTSPFVIYDVDTLWKAESGLVWSQLVPGAPLTKEIGVHVFYRCQCTTVETVRELTEFAKCIPGFVDLFLNDQVTLLKYGVHEAIFAMLPSLMNKDGLLVANGKGFVTREFLRSLRKPFSEIMEPKFEFAVKFNALELDDSDLALFVAAIILCGDRPGLINVKQVEQSQDSILQALDLHLQANHSDSVYLFPKLLQKMADLRQLVTENIHLVQKIKKTESETSLHPLLQEIYKDMY, encoded by the exons ATGGAAGAGTTTCAGCAAACTGAAACTGTGCAGCACAAAAGGGTGAACGGCTACTCTGAACCCAAATCCCCCCGGAACACAGCTGACGTCAGGTGGACGCCACCACAGGGAGAGTCTGGTGGTTCTGACAGCTGTGGGGGGACAAGTGTGTCGGAGCTCACCGACCTACAAGAGCTGAAGGGCAGGgaaagtgaggatgaggaggacagggaggagacagaagTAGTCCCTGCCTCTAAAGGCCTAAAGGGGgaccagaagaaaaaagagaaagaaagtctgGATCAGGTGGAGAACAATCATAGCAAGAAGAACAGCAGTGCAGCATCCAGCTACACAg ACCTGTCGCACACGTCATCACCCTCGTTATCAGAACAGCTTCGTCTTGGCCGAGAAGACACCACCGGGGCTGGGATCAGCGTGGAGTGTAAGGTCTGCGGAGACAAGGCCTCTGGTTTCCACTACGGTGTGCATGCCTGTGAGGGCTGCAAG GGCTTTTTCCGGCGAACTGTGCGGATGAAACTCGAATATGATCGCTGCGAGCGGTCTTGCAAGATTCAGAAGAAGAATCGAAACAAGTGCCAATATTGTCGCTTCCAGAAGTGCCTGTCTTTGGGAATGTCCCATGATG cGATCCGATACGGACGTATGCCTGAGGCGGAGAGGAAGAAGCTGGTTGCGGGCCTGCTTGCAGAAGAACTGAATGTTGGTAAACCAGGTGGCTCTGACCTGAAGACCTTGGCCAAACAAGTCAACACAGCCTACTTGAAGAACCTCAGCATGACCAAGAAGAGGGCCCGCAGTATCCTGACCGGCAAAACCAGCAGCACCTCG CCGTTTGTGATCTACGATGTGGACACACTCTGGAAGGCAGAAAGTGGTTTGGTTTGGAGCCAGTTAGTTCCAGGTGCGCCCCTGACCAAGGAGATCGGTGTCCATGTTTTCTACCGCTGCCAATGCACTACAGTTGAGACTGTGCGAGAACTCACAGAGTTTGCCAAGTGCATTCCAGGGTTTGTGGACCTCTTCCTTAATGACCAG GTGACTCTGCTGAAGTATGGGGTGCATGAGGCTATTTTTGCCATGCTTCCTTCACTCATGAACAAAGATGGGTTGCTAGTGGCCAACGGCAAGGGCTTTGTGACCAGGGAGTTCCTGCGCAGCTTAAGAAAGCCTTTCAGTGAGATCATGGAGCCCAAGTTTGAGTTTGCTGTAAAGTTTAATGCCCTGGAGCTGGATGACAGCGACTTGGCCCTGTTTGTGGCTGCCATCATTCTCTGTGGAG ATCGTCCCGGGCTAATAAACGTGAAGCAGGTGGAGCAGAGTCAGGACAGCATTCTCCAGGCGCTAGACCTCCACCTACAAGCAAACCACTCTGACTCAGTCTACCTCTTCCCCAAGCTGCTGCAGAAGATGGCCGACCTCCGCCAGTTGGTTACAGAGAACATTCACCTTGTCCAAAAGATCAAAAAGACTGAGTCTGAGACCTCGCTCCACCCTCTACTACAGGAGATCTACAAAGACATGTATTAG
- the LOC132989338 gene encoding differentially expressed in FDCP 6 homolog isoform X2, whose translation MDLRSELLKSIWYGFTALDLEKSGKVSKSQLKVLSHNLCTVLSIPHDPVALEDHFRDDDDGPVSSQGYMPYLNKYILDKVVDGSFIKENVDELCWTLTAKKNYQPDKTSNTILPEKDAFRLWCLFNFLSEDKYPLVMVPDEVEYLLKKTCMAMSIELNCVELEDFFSQESVQQSGITVWLFLEMMNSGKITKGIDKGVVSMAIEEVYREIVGDVLKEGYLWKKGQLRRNWKERWFTLRPSNLSYYTGEDRRECQGNIVLDGNCCVEVLPDRDGKRCMFCLKTLSKTYEMSASDTKQRQEWTTAIQTAIRLYVEGKTSLHKDLKLKRREQREHREKRRQSKEEELQRLRALQEERERKLAELDLLKEAQKQAHALLEQDELRRRQQHEQLQQALEVQLREAEEARVSMQAEMALKEEEAEKQRKRIQELEEMQKRLEEALQQEIKARMDEEAFRYAQAGLLAEEEEKMKALMSLQEEQEEYILKTQREKQELRQEMEAKSRDLDEAQRQLEEVRANRHRVDQDVVAAQRKLRQASTNVKHWNVQMNRLMRPIGPGEKRPSLGSSYSSFQIPTQRDPGLRLRRRSGSEDQDEESKENVNNRAECDSEKRHSHASNGEMDIP comes from the exons GTGCTGTCTCACAATCTGTGCACAGTCCTGAGTATCCCTCATGACCCGGTCGCTTTGGAGGACCACTTCAGGGACGATGATGATGGTCCAGTTTCCAGTCAAGGTTATATGCCTTACCTCAACAAGTACATCCTGGATAag GTGGTTGACGGCTCTTTTATTAAGGAAAACGTAGACGAGCTCTGTTGGACTCTTACAGCAAAGAAAAACTACCAACCGGATAAAACCAGCAACACCATTCTGCCAGAGAAAGATGCTTTTCGCCTTTGGTgcctttttaattttctctctgAAGACAAGTACCCTTTGGTTATGGTCCCTGATGAG GTGGAGTACCTCCTTAAGAAGACGTGCATGGCTATGAGCATTGAGTTAAATTGTGTTGAATTAGAGGACTTCTTCTCCCAAGAATCTGTGCAGCAGAGCGGCATTACTGTTTGGTTGTTTCTGGAGATGATGAACTCGGGAAAGATTACTAAAGGAATTGATAAAGGCGTCGTCAGTATGGCTATAGAGGAAGTATACAGAGAGATAGTTGGTGATGTCCTTAAAGAG GGTTACCTGTGGAAGAAAGGCCAGCTGAGGAGAAACTGGAAGGAACGCTGGTTCACCTTAAGGCCCAGCAACCTGTCCTACTACACAGGGGAAGACCGCAGGGAATGCCAGGGCAACATAGTTCTGGATGGAAACTGCTGTGTGGAG GTGCTGCCGGACCGGGATGGGAAGAGGTGCATGTTTTGTCTGAAAACCTTGTCCAAGACTTATGAGATGAGCGCCTCAGACACCAAACAGAGACAGGAGTGGACGACAG CCATTCAAACAGCTATCAGGCTGTATGTGGAGGGGAAAACATCCCTCCACAAAGATCTGAAGCTTAAGCGACGTGAACAGCGCGAGCATCGGGAGAAAAGACGACAGTCCAAGGAAGAGGAGCTGCAAAGGCTGCGGGCCCTTCAGGAGGAACGGGAGCGTAAGCTGGCAGAGCTGGACCTCCTGAAAGAGGCGCAAAAGCAGGCTCATGCCCTGCTGGAACAGGACGAGCTGAGGAGGCGCCAGCAGCACGAACAGCTCCAGCAGGCCTTGGAGGTCCAGCTGCGAGAGGCAGAGGAG GCACGGGTCAGTATGCAGGCAGAGATGGctctgaaagaggaggaggcagagaaacagaggaagaggatccaggagctggaggagatgcAGAAGCGTTTGGAGGAGGCGCTGCAGCAGGAGATCAAGGCCAGGATGGATGAGGAGGCTTTCCGCTACGCTCAAGCAGG ATTGCtggctgaagaggaggagaaaatgaaggcCCTGATGTCCCtgcaggaggaacaggaggagtaCATCCTGAAGACACAAAGGGAGAAGCAGGAGCTGAGACAGGAAATGGAGGCCAAGTCCCGGGACCTTGATGAGGCGCAGAGGCAGCTGGAGGAGGTCCGAGCCAACCGACACAGGGTCGACCAGGATGTAGTG GCTGCTCAGAGGAAACTTCGCCAGGCGAGCACCAACGTCAAACACTGGAACGTCCAGATGAACAGACTGATGCGACCAATCGGACCAGGCG AGAAAAGACCATCTCTGGGAAGCTCTTACTCATCCTTCCAGATCCCGACACAGAGGGATCCCGGGCTGCGTCTCAGGAGGAGATCGGGATCAGAGGATCAGGATGAGGAGAGTAAAGAAAACGTTAACAACAGAGCTGAATGTGATTCAGAGAAACGCCATTCCCATGCCTCGAATGGAGAAATGGACATCCCTTAG
- the LOC132989338 gene encoding differentially expressed in FDCP 6 homolog isoform X1: protein MDLRSELLKSIWYGFTALDLEKSGKVSKSQLKVLSHNLCTVLSIPHDPVALEDHFRDDDDGPVSSQGYMPYLNKYILDKVVDGSFIKENVDELCWTLTAKKNYQPDKTSNTILPEKDAFRLWCLFNFLSEDKYPLVMVPDEVEYLLKKTCMAMSIELNCVELEDFFSQESVQQSGITVWLFLEMMNSGKITKGIDKGVVSMAIEEVYREIVGDVLKEGYLWKKGQLRRNWKERWFTLRPSNLSYYTGEDRRECQGNIVLDGNCCVEEVDDDQILFGRTKWIINILFPVLPDRDGKRCMFCLKTLSKTYEMSASDTKQRQEWTTAIQTAIRLYVEGKTSLHKDLKLKRREQREHREKRRQSKEEELQRLRALQEERERKLAELDLLKEAQKQAHALLEQDELRRRQQHEQLQQALEVQLREAEEARVSMQAEMALKEEEAEKQRKRIQELEEMQKRLEEALQQEIKARMDEEAFRYAQAGLLAEEEEKMKALMSLQEEQEEYILKTQREKQELRQEMEAKSRDLDEAQRQLEEVRANRHRVDQDVVAAQRKLRQASTNVKHWNVQMNRLMRPIGPGEKRPSLGSSYSSFQIPTQRDPGLRLRRRSGSEDQDEESKENVNNRAECDSEKRHSHASNGEMDIP from the exons GTGCTGTCTCACAATCTGTGCACAGTCCTGAGTATCCCTCATGACCCGGTCGCTTTGGAGGACCACTTCAGGGACGATGATGATGGTCCAGTTTCCAGTCAAGGTTATATGCCTTACCTCAACAAGTACATCCTGGATAag GTGGTTGACGGCTCTTTTATTAAGGAAAACGTAGACGAGCTCTGTTGGACTCTTACAGCAAAGAAAAACTACCAACCGGATAAAACCAGCAACACCATTCTGCCAGAGAAAGATGCTTTTCGCCTTTGGTgcctttttaattttctctctgAAGACAAGTACCCTTTGGTTATGGTCCCTGATGAG GTGGAGTACCTCCTTAAGAAGACGTGCATGGCTATGAGCATTGAGTTAAATTGTGTTGAATTAGAGGACTTCTTCTCCCAAGAATCTGTGCAGCAGAGCGGCATTACTGTTTGGTTGTTTCTGGAGATGATGAACTCGGGAAAGATTACTAAAGGAATTGATAAAGGCGTCGTCAGTATGGCTATAGAGGAAGTATACAGAGAGATAGTTGGTGATGTCCTTAAAGAG GGTTACCTGTGGAAGAAAGGCCAGCTGAGGAGAAACTGGAAGGAACGCTGGTTCACCTTAAGGCCCAGCAACCTGTCCTACTACACAGGGGAAGACCGCAGGGAATGCCAGGGCAACATAGTTCTGGATGGAAACTGCTGTGTGGAG GAAGTAGACGATGATCAAATATTGTTTGGTCGTACAAAATGGATCATAAACATCCTTTTCCCA GTGCTGCCGGACCGGGATGGGAAGAGGTGCATGTTTTGTCTGAAAACCTTGTCCAAGACTTATGAGATGAGCGCCTCAGACACCAAACAGAGACAGGAGTGGACGACAG CCATTCAAACAGCTATCAGGCTGTATGTGGAGGGGAAAACATCCCTCCACAAAGATCTGAAGCTTAAGCGACGTGAACAGCGCGAGCATCGGGAGAAAAGACGACAGTCCAAGGAAGAGGAGCTGCAAAGGCTGCGGGCCCTTCAGGAGGAACGGGAGCGTAAGCTGGCAGAGCTGGACCTCCTGAAAGAGGCGCAAAAGCAGGCTCATGCCCTGCTGGAACAGGACGAGCTGAGGAGGCGCCAGCAGCACGAACAGCTCCAGCAGGCCTTGGAGGTCCAGCTGCGAGAGGCAGAGGAG GCACGGGTCAGTATGCAGGCAGAGATGGctctgaaagaggaggaggcagagaaacagaggaagaggatccaggagctggaggagatgcAGAAGCGTTTGGAGGAGGCGCTGCAGCAGGAGATCAAGGCCAGGATGGATGAGGAGGCTTTCCGCTACGCTCAAGCAGG ATTGCtggctgaagaggaggagaaaatgaaggcCCTGATGTCCCtgcaggaggaacaggaggagtaCATCCTGAAGACACAAAGGGAGAAGCAGGAGCTGAGACAGGAAATGGAGGCCAAGTCCCGGGACCTTGATGAGGCGCAGAGGCAGCTGGAGGAGGTCCGAGCCAACCGACACAGGGTCGACCAGGATGTAGTG GCTGCTCAGAGGAAACTTCGCCAGGCGAGCACCAACGTCAAACACTGGAACGTCCAGATGAACAGACTGATGCGACCAATCGGACCAGGCG AGAAAAGACCATCTCTGGGAAGCTCTTACTCATCCTTCCAGATCCCGACACAGAGGGATCCCGGGCTGCGTCTCAGGAGGAGATCGGGATCAGAGGATCAGGATGAGGAGAGTAAAGAAAACGTTAACAACAGAGCTGAATGTGATTCAGAGAAACGCCATTCCCATGCCTCGAATGGAGAAATGGACATCCCTTAG